A genomic segment from Lutzomyia longipalpis isolate SR_M1_2022 chromosome 3, ASM2433408v1 encodes:
- the LOC129793893 gene encoding small glutamine-rich tetratricopeptide repeat-containing protein beta — MSDEDKRAFVGDFVRFLRQEISQMSQTPDLVESLEVAVQCLEAVFPAPPESDVNAWELFRTARETAGGGGSGGDGEALKNEGNRLMKEEKYQEALLSYNRAICCDPRNPIFYCNRAAAWIRLGDYDRAIADAQMSLKYNPSYCKAHARLGDALVKVGRLEQAINAYQEAVRLEPGNADYQNKLDTTRQRLQDQPNDGTANGAGMNQGLAEMAARMMSDPSVNEVLSYLNDSNSIESLLNTGRQLAMQMGAQNPQLFSDIRRLLQSNPNVANLVNTIQQHQNDSGGSDGSGGPGGPPPTSSPPN, encoded by the exons ATGTCCGACGAGGACAAGCGTGCCTTTGTGGGGGACTTTGTGCGCTTCCTGCGCCAAGAAATCTCCCAAATGTCTCAAACCCCAGATCTAGTGGAGAGTCTCGAGGTGGCAGTGCAGTGTCTGGAAGCTGTCTTCCCAGCACCCCCGGAAAGTGATGTAAATGCATGGGAATTGTTCAGGACTGCCCGAGAAACAGCTGGTGGGGGTGGAAGTGGTGGCGATGGAGAGGCACTGAAGAATGAAGGGAATCGCCtgatgaaggaagaaaaataccAGGAAGCACTTCTCAGCTACAATCGCGCCATCTGCTGCGATCCACGTAATCCCATCTTCTACTGCAATCGTGCTGCAGCATGGATTCGTCTTGGGGACTACGATAGAGCCATTGCAGATGCTCAGATGTCACTAAAATACAATCCTAGCTACTGCAAGGCACATGCACGATTGGGGGATGCTCTTGTGAAGGTGGGGCGTTTGGAGCAGGCCATAAATGCCTATCAGGAGGCAGTACGACTAGAGCCTGGGAATGCAGACTACCAGAATAAGCTCGATACAACGAGGCAGCGTCTTCAGGATCAACCCAACGATGGTACTGCCAATGGGGCTGGTATGAATCAAGGGCTTGCGGAAATGGCAGCACGTATGATGTCTGATCCTTCCGTTAACGAAGT GCTATCCTACCTCAACGATTCCAACAGCATTGAGTCTCTCCTCAATACCGGACGACAATTGGCAATGCAAATGGGTGCCCAGAACCCGCAACTCTTCTCCGATATCCGACGTCTTTTGCAGTCTAATCCAAATGTGGCAAATCTCGTTAATACAATTCAGCAGCATCAGAATGATTCAGGTGGCTCCGATGGATCTGGAGGTCCTGGAGGGCCGCCCCCAACAAGCAGTCCTCCCAATTAG
- the LOC129793890 gene encoding UV excision repair protein RAD23 homolog A-like, which translates to MLITIKTLQQQTFQIEFDDTQTVRQLKEKIEAERGKDYPVDGQLLIYGGVMLENSQTVASYNVEEKKFVVLMQQKAKQQQQQQPKETEEVAAEGSAELTKEAAKMTIGQSEGEAAAPKETPKEEAPPPPVPQSAQQAAESRLLMGDEYGKMVENLVEMGYTHDQVHKALQASFNNPERAVEYLISGIPETAAAGGMENIGATEGVQGAPGEFIQVPREGASTGGDPLDFLRQQPQFHQMRYLIQQNPSFLHALLQQVGQSNPALLRLISENQETFVNMLNEPYDPDNHPAATVGSGVLQDTEERPQPQGESAGEGEEAGEAAANPAGAPLEANPYNLTPEDIAAIERLKELGFSEQEVIEAYLACGKNENVAANFLFS; encoded by the exons ATGCTAATCACAATAAAGACGCTGCAGCAGCAAACGTTTCAGATAGAGTTCGATGACACGCAGACG GTGCGACAATTGAAGGAGAAGATTGAAGCGGAACGTGGGAAGGATTATCCTGTGGATGGGCAACTACTCATCTATGGGGGTGTAATGTTGGAGAATAGCCAAACAGTTGCATCGTACAATGTGGAGGAGAAGAAATTTGTCGTTTTGATGCAACAGAAGGcaaagcagcagcagcagcagcaacccAAGGAAACTGAAGAGGTGGCAGCTGAGGGTTCGGCAGAGCTAACAAAGGAAGCTGCCAAGATGACTATTGGACAGTCCGAGGGGGAAGCAGCAGCACCCAAGGAGACACCCAAGGAGGAGGCACCACCCCCACCGGTGCCACAGAGTGCCCAGCAGGCGGCTGAATCGCGTCTCCTGATGGGCGATGAGTATGGGAAGATGGTGGAGAACCTCGTTGAGATGGGCTATACGCACGATCAGGTGCACAAAGCCCTCCAGGCGAGCTTCAATAATCCCGAAAGGGCTGTCGAATACCTCATTTCGGGGATTCCGGAAACAGCTGCTGCCGGTGGGATGGAGAACATTGGGGCAACGGAAGGTGTCCAAGGGGCCCCCGGGGAGTTTATTCAAGTACCCCGTGAGGGTGCTTCAACGGGTGGGGATCCGTTGGATTTTTTGCGGCAACAACCGCAATTCCATCAGATGCGCTACCTCATTCAGCAGAATCCGAGCTTCCTGCATGCCCTCCTGCAGCAAGTGGGTCAATCCAATCCAGCCCTTTTGCGACTCATCTCGGAGAATCAGGAAACCTTTGTAAATATGCTCAATGAGCCATACGATCCGGACAATCATCCCGCAGCCACAGTCGGCTCTGGTGTTCTCCAGGACACGGAGGAGCGTCCACAGCCGCAGGGGGAGAGTGCTGGGGAGGGTGAGGAAGCCGGTGAGGCAGCTGCAAATCCCGCAGGTGCCCCCCTCGAAGCAAATCCCTACAATCTTACACCCGAAGACATCGCAGCGATTGAAAGA CTGAAGGAATTAGGATTCTCTGAGCAAGAAGTCATTGAAGCATACCTGGCGTGTGGAAAGAACGAAAATGTTGCAgcgaattttctcttctcttaa
- the LOC129793882 gene encoding dual specificity tyrosine-phosphorylation-regulated kinase 2 isoform X1, whose amino-acid sequence MVKMLKSSTEGSSSMLSTGENHSLIVKTRTRLYEQHPTYEELYKSTMSLLKVVNDGAIEESPAAASGNACPLLPPIRTNNNTTSVNNNVHGEADVSGGGDAAKEPESAELITKGEEKALHQNPITKAASAQEVLMAYRHKLTPYERNEILNYKQIYFIGATAMKRPGIGGANNCDYDNEQGSYIHIPHDHVAYRYEVLKIIGKGSFGQVVKAYDHKTHQHVALKMVRNETRFHKQAQEEIRILYHLRRQDKDNTMNIIHMYDYFTFRNHMCITFELLYINLYELIKKNKFQGFSLQLVRKFAHSLLICLDALHRNGIIHCDLKPENILLKQQGRSGIKVIDFGSSCYEEQRVYTYIQSRFYRAPEVIMGLRYTCAIDMWSLGCILVELYTGSALFAGEDEFDQLSCIMEMLGMPPEKMWEQSKKRSTYISSKGYPRYCRLATNSDGTMRMIPGKTRRGKLRCVPEHRSLKNALKGCEDPLFINFIRGCLEYDPALRMTPSAALRHSWFRRRLPRPPDTDSSGVSSSNSTLVSASEGTTQEPAAARVTYKKAPKSPVQQPQQRAPSPQKEQEGTRKCPRFCRIS is encoded by the exons ATGGTGAAGATGCTCAAATCAAGCACGGAGGGATCATCATCTATGCTATCAACGGGCGAAAATCATTCGCTGATCGTGAAAACACGAACAAGACTGTATGAGCAACATCCAACATACGAGGAGCTCTACAAAAGCACCATGAGTCTGCTCAAGGTAGTCAATGATGGTGCCATTGAGGAAAGTCCCGCGGCTGCATCAGGTAACGCATGCCCCCTACTCCCGCCCATAAGGACAAATAATAATACAACCAGCGTCAATAATAACGTCCACGGTGAAGCAGACGTTAGCGGCGGTGGTGATGCAGCCAAGGAGCCCGAATCGGCGGAACTAATAACAAAAGGTGAGGAGAAGGCACTCCATCAGAACCCAATAACAAAAGCAGCCTCAGCACAGGAAGTCCTAATGGCATACAGACACAAATTAACCCCCTACGAACGCAATGAGATTCTCAACTACAAACAAATCTACTTCATTGGGGCCACAGCAATGAAGAGACCCGGTATCGGTGGTGCCAATAATTGTGACTACGACAACGAGCAAGGATCCTACATTCACATCCCACACGATCATGTGGCCTACCGCTATGAGGTGCTCAAAATAATTGGGAAAGGGAGCTTCGGGCAGGTCGTCAAGGCGTACGATCACAAAACCCATCAACATGTTGCCCTTAAAATGGTGCGCAACGAAACGCGCTTCCACAAACAGGCACAAGAGGAAATACGTATTCTCTACCATCTACGTAGGCAAGATAAGGATAATACAATGAATATCATCCATATGTATGATTATTTTACGTTCCGAAATCACATGTGCATCACATTCGAGTTGCTCTACATTAATCTGTATGAATTGATTAAGAAGAACAAATTCCAAGGATTCTCCTTGCAGTTGGTGCGTAAATTTGCACACTCACTGCTCATCTGCTTGGATGCATTGCACCGAAATGGGATCATTCATTGTGATCTAAAACCCGAAAATATATTGCTTAAGCAACAGGGTAGATCTGGAATTAAG GTAATTGATTTTGGGTCATCGTGTTATGAGGAACAGCGTGTGTATACGTACATCCAGAGTCGCTTCTACCGTGCCCCAGAAGTCATAATGGGTCTCAGGTACACCTGTGCCATTGACATGTGGAGTCTGGGATGTATTCTCGTGGAATTGTACACGGGAAGTGCTCTCTTTGCTGGTGAAGATGAATTTGATCAGTTGTCGTGTATAATGGAAATGTTGGGCATGCCACCTGAGAAGATGTGGGAGCAATCAAAGAAACGTTCAACGTACATTAGCTCCAAAGGCTACCCACGGTACTGTAGACTTGCTACAAATTCCGATGGGACAATGCGTATGATCCCCGGGAAGACGCGTCGTGGTAAATTACGTTGCGTACCCGAACATAGGAGTCTCAAGAATGCCCTAAAAGGATGCGAAGAtccattatttattaatttcattcgTGGTTGCCTGGAATACGATCCTGCACTACGGATGACCCCATCGGCTGCACTGAGGCATAGTTGGTTCCGTAGGCGTCTACCACGGCCACCAGATACGGATTCAAGTGGTGTTAGTTCGTCAAATTCAACCCTTGTGTCGGCAAGTGAAGGTACCACGCAGGAACCCGCAGCGGCACGGGTTACCTACAAAAAGGCACCAAAATCACCGGTACAGCAGCCTCAACAGCGTGCCCCCTCGCCTCAGAAGGAGCAAGAAGGTACGAGAAAATGTCCAAGATTTTGTAGGATAAGTTAA
- the LOC129793882 gene encoding dual specificity tyrosine-phosphorylation-regulated kinase 2 isoform X2: MVKMLKSSTEGSSSMLSTGENHSLIVKTRTRLYEQHPTYEELYKSTMSLLKVVNDGAIEESPAAASGNACPLLPPIRTNNNTTSVNNNVHGEADVSGGGDAAKEPESAELITKGEEKALHQNPITKAASAQEVLMAYRHKLTPYERNEILNYKQIYFIGATAMKRPGIGGANNCDYDNEQGSYIHIPHDHVAYRYEVLKIIGKGSFGQVVKAYDHKTHQHVALKMVRNETRFHKQAQEEIRILYHLRRQDKDNTMNIIHMYDYFTFRNHMCITFELLYINLYELIKKNKFQGFSLQLVRKFAHSLLICLDALHRNGIIHCDLKPENILLKQQGRSGIKVIDFGSSCYEEQRVYTYIQSRFYRAPEVIMGLRYTCAIDMWSLGCILVELYTGSALFAGEDEFDQLSCIMEMLGMPPEKMWEQSKKRSTYISSKGYPRYCRLATNSDGTMRMIPGKTRRGKLRCVPEHRSLKNALKGCEDPLFINFIRGCLEYDPALRMTPSAALRHSWFRRRLPRPPDTDSSGVSSSNSTLVSASEGTTQEPAAARVTYKKAPKSPVQQPQQRAPSPQKEQEGTN, encoded by the exons ATGGTGAAGATGCTCAAATCAAGCACGGAGGGATCATCATCTATGCTATCAACGGGCGAAAATCATTCGCTGATCGTGAAAACACGAACAAGACTGTATGAGCAACATCCAACATACGAGGAGCTCTACAAAAGCACCATGAGTCTGCTCAAGGTAGTCAATGATGGTGCCATTGAGGAAAGTCCCGCGGCTGCATCAGGTAACGCATGCCCCCTACTCCCGCCCATAAGGACAAATAATAATACAACCAGCGTCAATAATAACGTCCACGGTGAAGCAGACGTTAGCGGCGGTGGTGATGCAGCCAAGGAGCCCGAATCGGCGGAACTAATAACAAAAGGTGAGGAGAAGGCACTCCATCAGAACCCAATAACAAAAGCAGCCTCAGCACAGGAAGTCCTAATGGCATACAGACACAAATTAACCCCCTACGAACGCAATGAGATTCTCAACTACAAACAAATCTACTTCATTGGGGCCACAGCAATGAAGAGACCCGGTATCGGTGGTGCCAATAATTGTGACTACGACAACGAGCAAGGATCCTACATTCACATCCCACACGATCATGTGGCCTACCGCTATGAGGTGCTCAAAATAATTGGGAAAGGGAGCTTCGGGCAGGTCGTCAAGGCGTACGATCACAAAACCCATCAACATGTTGCCCTTAAAATGGTGCGCAACGAAACGCGCTTCCACAAACAGGCACAAGAGGAAATACGTATTCTCTACCATCTACGTAGGCAAGATAAGGATAATACAATGAATATCATCCATATGTATGATTATTTTACGTTCCGAAATCACATGTGCATCACATTCGAGTTGCTCTACATTAATCTGTATGAATTGATTAAGAAGAACAAATTCCAAGGATTCTCCTTGCAGTTGGTGCGTAAATTTGCACACTCACTGCTCATCTGCTTGGATGCATTGCACCGAAATGGGATCATTCATTGTGATCTAAAACCCGAAAATATATTGCTTAAGCAACAGGGTAGATCTGGAATTAAG GTAATTGATTTTGGGTCATCGTGTTATGAGGAACAGCGTGTGTATACGTACATCCAGAGTCGCTTCTACCGTGCCCCAGAAGTCATAATGGGTCTCAGGTACACCTGTGCCATTGACATGTGGAGTCTGGGATGTATTCTCGTGGAATTGTACACGGGAAGTGCTCTCTTTGCTGGTGAAGATGAATTTGATCAGTTGTCGTGTATAATGGAAATGTTGGGCATGCCACCTGAGAAGATGTGGGAGCAATCAAAGAAACGTTCAACGTACATTAGCTCCAAAGGCTACCCACGGTACTGTAGACTTGCTACAAATTCCGATGGGACAATGCGTATGATCCCCGGGAAGACGCGTCGTGGTAAATTACGTTGCGTACCCGAACATAGGAGTCTCAAGAATGCCCTAAAAGGATGCGAAGAtccattatttattaatttcattcgTGGTTGCCTGGAATACGATCCTGCACTACGGATGACCCCATCGGCTGCACTGAGGCATAGTTGGTTCCGTAGGCGTCTACCACGGCCACCAGATACGGATTCAAGTGGTGTTAGTTCGTCAAATTCAACCCTTGTGTCGGCAAGTGAAGGTACCACGCAGGAACCCGCAGCGGCACGGGTTACCTACAAAAAGGCACCAAAATCACCGGTACAGCAGCCTCAACAGCGTGCCCCCTCGCCTCAGAAGGAGCAAGAAG gaacaaattaa